From Daucus carota subsp. sativus chromosome 6, DH1 v3.0, whole genome shotgun sequence, the proteins below share one genomic window:
- the LOC135147000 gene encoding uncharacterized protein LOC135147000 isoform X1 — protein sequence MQKVLLMIMELDALKFKGDSRYTRSYNMSRWSQAFYEPRWKLEMVMQCIRKYVAKRYMNPVLRKLHHMRTRTRFNKLSGGEVLFYREPSSQQATTVVAVVLRATVPWCCRRACIASLMSMNSSFIKICIGITINLHKEVNCLADLNPSINHQFGS from the exons ATGCAGAAGGTATTATTGATG ATCATGGAGCTTGATGCTTTAAAGTTTAAAGGAGACAGCAGATATACAAGGTCTTACAACATGAGCAGATGGTCCCAG GCATTTTATGAACCTCGATGGAAGCTGGAAATGGTTATGCAGTGTATTAGGAAGTATGTTGCCAAG AGATATATGAATCCTGTTCTTAGAAAGTTGCACCACATGAGGACAAGGACgagatttaataaattatccG GTGGTGAAGTGCTCTTCTACAGAGAACCTTCTTCACAACAGGCAACAACTGTAGTTGCTGTTGTATTGAGAGCTACTGTTCCTTGGTGTTGTCGGAGGG CATGTATAGCGTCATTGATGAGTATGAACTCATCCTTCATCAAAATCTGTATTGGAATAACAATTAACTTGCACAAGGAAGTTAATTGCTTGGCTGATCTTAACCcttcaatcaatcatcaatttGGTTCTTAG
- the LOC135147000 gene encoding uncharacterized protein LOC135147000 isoform X2: protein MQKIMELDALKFKGDSRYTRSYNMSRWSQAFYEPRWKLEMVMQCIRKYVAKRYMNPVLRKLHHMRTRTRFNKLSGGEVLFYREPSSQQATTVVAVVLRATVPWCCRRACIASLMSMNSSFIKICIGITINLHKEVNCLADLNPSINHQFGS from the exons ATGCAGAAG ATCATGGAGCTTGATGCTTTAAAGTTTAAAGGAGACAGCAGATATACAAGGTCTTACAACATGAGCAGATGGTCCCAG GCATTTTATGAACCTCGATGGAAGCTGGAAATGGTTATGCAGTGTATTAGGAAGTATGTTGCCAAG AGATATATGAATCCTGTTCTTAGAAAGTTGCACCACATGAGGACAAGGACgagatttaataaattatccG GTGGTGAAGTGCTCTTCTACAGAGAACCTTCTTCACAACAGGCAACAACTGTAGTTGCTGTTGTATTGAGAGCTACTGTTCCTTGGTGTTGTCGGAGGG CATGTATAGCGTCATTGATGAGTATGAACTCATCCTTCATCAAAATCTGTATTGGAATAACAATTAACTTGCACAAGGAAGTTAATTGCTTGGCTGATCTTAACCcttcaatcaatcatcaatttGGTTCTTAG
- the LOC135147000 gene encoding uncharacterized protein LOC135147000 isoform X5, with protein MQKVLLMIMELDALKFKGDSRYTRSYNMSRWSQAFYEPRWKLEMVMQCIRKYVAKRYMNPVLRKLHHMRTRTRFNKLSDGTGIVNWKGALLITSD; from the exons ATGCAGAAGGTATTATTGATG ATCATGGAGCTTGATGCTTTAAAGTTTAAAGGAGACAGCAGATATACAAGGTCTTACAACATGAGCAGATGGTCCCAG GCATTTTATGAACCTCGATGGAAGCTGGAAATGGTTATGCAGTGTATTAGGAAGTATGTTGCCAAG AGATATATGAATCCTGTTCTTAGAAAGTTGCACCACATGAGGACAAGGACgagatttaataaattatccG ATGGAACTGGTATTGTTAACTGGAAGGGAGCTCTGCTTATTACATCAGATTGA
- the LOC135147000 gene encoding uncharacterized protein LOC135147000 isoform X4, protein MQKVLLMIMELDALKFKGDSRYTRSYNMSRWSQAFYEPRWKLEMVMQCIRKYVAKRYMNPVLRKLHHMRTRTRFNKLSGGEVLFYREPSSQQATTVVAVVLRATVPWCCRRDFGNQIQLSGGQGSPHV, encoded by the exons ATGCAGAAGGTATTATTGATG ATCATGGAGCTTGATGCTTTAAAGTTTAAAGGAGACAGCAGATATACAAGGTCTTACAACATGAGCAGATGGTCCCAG GCATTTTATGAACCTCGATGGAAGCTGGAAATGGTTATGCAGTGTATTAGGAAGTATGTTGCCAAG AGATATATGAATCCTGTTCTTAGAAAGTTGCACCACATGAGGACAAGGACgagatttaataaattatccG GTGGTGAAGTGCTCTTCTACAGAGAACCTTCTTCACAACAGGCAACAACTGTAGTTGCTGTTGTATTGAGAGCTACTGTTCCTTGGTGTTGTCGGAGGGATTTTGGCAACCAAATACAATTATCTGGTGGACAGGGTTCTCCCCATGTATAG
- the LOC135147000 gene encoding uncharacterized protein LOC135147000 isoform X3 — MELDALKFKGDSRYTRSYNMSRWSQAFYEPRWKLEMVMQCIRKYVAKRYMNPVLRKLHHMRTRTRFNKLSGGEVLFYREPSSQQATTVVAVVLRATVPWCCRRACIASLMSMNSSFIKICIGITINLHKEVNCLADLNPSINHQFGS, encoded by the exons ATGGAGCTTGATGCTTTAAAGTTTAAAGGAGACAGCAGATATACAAGGTCTTACAACATGAGCAGATGGTCCCAG GCATTTTATGAACCTCGATGGAAGCTGGAAATGGTTATGCAGTGTATTAGGAAGTATGTTGCCAAG AGATATATGAATCCTGTTCTTAGAAAGTTGCACCACATGAGGACAAGGACgagatttaataaattatccG GTGGTGAAGTGCTCTTCTACAGAGAACCTTCTTCACAACAGGCAACAACTGTAGTTGCTGTTGTATTGAGAGCTACTGTTCCTTGGTGTTGTCGGAGGG CATGTATAGCGTCATTGATGAGTATGAACTCATCCTTCATCAAAATCTGTATTGGAATAACAATTAACTTGCACAAGGAAGTTAATTGCTTGGCTGATCTTAACCcttcaatcaatcatcaatttGGTTCTTAG